A region of Dehalococcoidales bacterium DNA encodes the following proteins:
- the wrbA gene encoding NAD(P)H:quinone oxidoreductase, whose protein sequence is MKIKIVFYSMYGHIYRMAEAVAEGAREVDGAEVEILQVPELVPEEVLEESGAKQARAAFVHIPVAKVDDLADADAIIFGAPTRFGNMCAQMRNFLDQTGTLWAQNALVGKVGSVFTSSATQHGGQETTITSFHTTLLHLGMIIVGLPYSESRQTTLNEITGGSPYGASTIAGGDGSRLPSENELAMARFQGRHVATIARKLAGQ, encoded by the coding sequence ATGAAGATAAAGATAGTTTTCTACAGCATGTACGGCCACATCTACCGGATGGCTGAGGCTGTAGCCGAAGGCGCCCGCGAAGTAGATGGAGCGGAAGTAGAGATACTTCAAGTCCCGGAACTGGTCCCGGAGGAGGTGCTGGAAGAATCCGGGGCCAAGCAAGCGCGCGCAGCCTTCGTCCATATCCCTGTCGCTAAAGTCGACGACCTGGCCGACGCCGACGCCATTATCTTCGGCGCGCCGACCCGTTTCGGTAATATGTGCGCCCAGATGCGTAACTTCCTCGACCAGACCGGGACCCTTTGGGCGCAGAATGCCCTGGTCGGAAAAGTGGGCAGCGTTTTCACCTCCAGCGCCACGCAACACGGCGGACAGGAGACAACCATCACCAGTTTCCATACTACCCTGCTTCACCTGGGCATGATTATTGTTGGCTTACCCTATTCCGAGTCCCGCCAGACCACTTTGAACGAGATAACTGGCGGCAGTCCCTACGGGGCCAGCACTATTGCCGGTGGCGATGGCAGCCGTCTGCCCAGTGAGAATGAACTGGCGATGGCTCGCT